From Psychrobacillus sp. FSL K6-2836, a single genomic window includes:
- the sufC gene encoding Fe-S cluster assembly ATPase SufC has product MSTLVIKDLHVAIDGKEILKGVNLTINTNEIHAVMGPNGTGKSTLASAIMGHPKYEVTSGSIELDGEDVLAMEVDERAQAGLFLAMQYPSEITGVTNADFLRSAINARREEGDEISLMKFIRELDSKMEFLEMDLDMAQRYLNEGFSGGEKKRNEILQLMMLQPKFAILDEIDSGLDIDALKVVSKGINQMRGEGFGSLVITHYQRLLNYITPDHVHVMMQGRVVKSGGPELAQRLEAEGYEWIKEELGIEDETVGQEA; this is encoded by the coding sequence ATGTCGACTTTAGTTATTAAAGATTTACACGTTGCAATAGACGGTAAAGAGATTTTAAAGGGTGTTAATTTAACGATTAATACAAACGAAATTCACGCAGTAATGGGTCCTAATGGTACAGGTAAATCTACTTTAGCTTCTGCTATTATGGGTCATCCAAAATATGAAGTTACATCTGGTTCAATTGAATTGGACGGAGAAGATGTTTTAGCAATGGAAGTAGACGAACGTGCTCAAGCTGGTCTTTTCCTAGCAATGCAATATCCAAGTGAAATCACTGGAGTTACAAATGCAGATTTCCTTCGCTCAGCGATCAATGCACGCCGCGAGGAAGGCGATGAAATCTCATTAATGAAATTCATTCGTGAGCTTGATAGCAAAATGGAATTTTTGGAAATGGATTTAGATATGGCACAACGTTATTTAAATGAAGGATTCTCAGGCGGAGAGAAAAAACGTAATGAAATTCTTCAATTAATGATGCTACAACCAAAATTCGCTATTCTAGATGAGATTGACTCTGGTCTTGATATCGATGCATTAAAAGTTGTTTCTAAAGGGATTAACCAAATGCGTGGTGAAGGATTCGGAAGCTTAGTAATCACTCACTATCAACGTCTTCTTAACTATATTACTCCTGACCATGTTCATGTTATGATGCAAGGTCGCGTAGTTAAATCTGGCGGACCTGAGCTTGCACAAAGATTAGAAGCAGAAGGCTACGAATGGATTAAAGAAGAGTTAGGAATCGAAGACGAAACAGTTGGACAAGAAGCATAA